The Quercus robur chromosome 7, dhQueRobu3.1, whole genome shotgun sequence genome has a segment encoding these proteins:
- the LOC126691936 gene encoding alpha carbonic anhydrase 7-like isoform X2, producing the protein MKNYGLPIFNCWFLLFLLYWQPISITAQTGEEPEFNYIEGSPKGPEHWGELKSEWKLCKIGQRQSPIDILNKDVQVNINPRDLRFNYKASNAIIKNTGPYVEVEWVGDAGSIQINGKQYSLRQCHWHSPAEHLINGKRYDLELHMVHVNTSNQVSVVRAQFYQIGEPDSFLSKFTEELKTLVNNRGKRSIGIIDPRETNTDTFKYYRYNGSLTTPPCDEGVTWIVNAKINTVSSKQVQLLREANFDYRGKDNARPVQALNDRKIFLYGARPW; encoded by the exons ATGAAGAATTATGGTTTACCAATCTTCAATTGTTGGTTTCTACTGTTTCTTCTATATTGGCAACCAATATCCATTACTGCTCAAACTG GTGAAGAGCCTGAGTTTAACTATATTGAAGGGAGTCCAAAAGGACCCGAACACTGGGGAGAACTTAAGTCAGAATGGAAACTGTGTAAGATTGGGCAACGTCAATCTCCAATTGATATATTGAATAAGGATGTGCAAGTTAACATAAATCcaagagatctgaggttcaattATAAGGCATCTAATGCAATCATAAAGAATACAGGTCCTTATGTTGAG GTTGAATGGGTTGGTGATGCTGGATCAATTCAAATCAATGGCAAGCAATACTCCCTCCGACAATGCCATTGGCACTCACCCGCAGAGCATCTCATCAATGGCaaaag GTATGACTTGGAGCTGCATATGGTTCACGTAAACACATCAAATCAAGTTTCTGTTGTACGTGCCCAGTTTTACCAAATTGGTGAGCCCGATTCGTTCTTGTCAAAG ttcacAGAGGAGCTAAAAACTTTGGTTAATAATAGGGGAAAGAGATCCATAGGGATAATAGATCCTAGAGAGACAAACACAGATACATTCAAGTATTACAGATATAATGGATCACTCACAACACCTCCTTGTGATGAAGGTGTTACTTGGATCGTCAATGCAAAG ATAAATACTGTCTCAAGCAAACAAGTACAATTACTTCGGGAAGCTAATTTCGAT TACCGTGGAAAGGATAATGCAAGGCCTGTGCAGGCTCTCAATGACCGAAAAATCTTCCTATATGGGGCAAGACCATGGTGA